One segment of Bacteroides caecimuris DNA contains the following:
- a CDS encoding helix-turn-helix domain-containing protein, producing MKAIEFYTTPEGEVTMRPIGEAERQLKETDTDFIQAFLAILREFYPEAYDALMDIYSKNSNNKRYRDFIAVRRFIKCNFGLYDNMIDVDENWNFNFEFVGCPLRGECKHDKVICAPKFNSKLSDRQIEVMRMLYDGKNDSEIAEKLFISLNTVNNHRKNSFRKVGVHSMAEFMRYAMTNNLFK from the coding sequence ATGAAAGCTATAGAGTTCTACACAACCCCGGAGGGTGAAGTTACTATGCGCCCTATCGGAGAAGCCGAAAGGCAGTTGAAAGAAACTGATACCGACTTTATCCAAGCTTTCTTGGCTATACTGAGGGAGTTTTATCCCGAAGCATACGATGCGCTTATGGATATATACTCTAAAAATTCAAACAACAAGAGGTATCGGGATTTCATAGCGGTGCGTAGATTCATTAAATGCAACTTCGGTCTGTATGACAACATGATTGATGTAGATGAGAATTGGAACTTTAATTTTGAGTTTGTAGGTTGTCCATTACGTGGAGAATGCAAACATGATAAAGTTATTTGCGCTCCTAAATTCAACTCTAAGTTGTCCGATAGGCAAATAGAAGTTATGCGAATGCTCTATGATGGGAAAAACGATTCAGAAATAGCCGAAAAGCTGTTTATCTCTTTAAATACCGTGAACAACCATAGAAAAAACAGTTTCCGAAAGGTTGGAGTACATTCAATGGCTGAATTTATGCGGTATGCTATGACTAACAATCTTTTCAAATAA
- a CDS encoding recombinase RecT, with protein sequence MTQQATTTIQQAANGGQVATQRKPVDILKSMMNAESVQEQFKNALGKNSATFVASVIDLYNGDSNLQLCNPKQVVMEALKAATLHLPINKALGYAFIIPFKNSKKDEKGNWIKVYEPTFQMGYKGYIQLAMRTGQYRTINADVVYDGELRKVNKLTGEIAFDGERKSDKVIGYFCYFELMNGFSKTLYMTVEQMANHAKRYSKAITSDKDVTVEKLLNLANLPVSPDSNKVGWMGNFHGMAQKTVIRNLLSKYGYLSVEMQNAITNDYEGDETSQREILTDNYANKQLIDAEDVSFESVSSEQQAETIDPGY encoded by the coding sequence ATGACACAGCAAGCGACTACAACCATACAACAGGCTGCAAATGGTGGGCAGGTAGCTACTCAAAGAAAGCCTGTAGATATTCTTAAAAGCATGATGAATGCCGAAAGCGTACAAGAACAATTCAAAAATGCGCTTGGTAAAAATTCGGCAACATTCGTAGCCTCTGTAATTGACCTATACAACGGAGATAGCAATCTGCAACTCTGTAATCCTAAACAGGTGGTAATGGAAGCACTCAAAGCTGCCACGTTACATTTGCCAATAAACAAGGCTTTGGGCTATGCTTTCATTATCCCGTTCAAAAACTCCAAAAAGGATGAAAAGGGCAACTGGATTAAAGTGTATGAGCCGACTTTTCAAATGGGCTATAAGGGTTATATTCAGCTTGCCATGCGCACGGGACAATACCGTACCATCAATGCGGATGTGGTGTATGATGGTGAGTTGCGCAAGGTAAACAAACTGACCGGGGAAATAGCCTTTGACGGTGAAAGGAAAAGCGATAAGGTGATAGGCTATTTCTGTTACTTTGAACTTATGAACGGCTTTAGCAAGACTTTGTACATGACAGTGGAGCAAATGGCAAACCATGCAAAGCGATACAGTAAAGCCATCACAAGCGATAAGGATGTAACGGTTGAAAAGTTGCTGAATTTGGCTAATTTGCCCGTTTCTCCCGATAGCAACAAGGTTGGTTGGATGGGTAACTTTCACGGAATGGCACAAAAAACCGTTATCCGTAATTTACTGAGTAAATACGGCTATTTGTCCGTAGAAATGCAAAATGCCATCACCAATGACTACGAGGGTGACGAAACTTCACAGCGTGAAATATTGACCGACAATTACGCAAACAAACAGTTGATTGATGCGGAAGATGTGAGCTTTGAAAGCGTGTCAAGCGAGCAACAAGCGGAAACTATTGACCCCGGATATTGA
- a CDS encoding AAA family ATPase codes for MRTIKLKSLSLVNFKGIRSLNIGFSDAETLVAGENGTGKTTVFDSFLWLLFGKDSTGRSDSNFNIKTLDSDGKPILHLEHSVTGVLSVDGKTVTLQRCYVENWVKPRGTTEESLKNHATEFYLNGVKLATKKEYDSEVAAIIPEDVFRMITNPFYFTSMKPEAQKEILLDMVGTLTDQDVAQTKPEYLELLAQLSGRSIAQYAKEVAAKKKACKDELSVIPSQIETARKLMPEEEDWVAIDSEIEDKNARIQQIEEQIADKSKLNEQEYQRKAFIQKQIGEKRLQLNSRMNEIATEANKGCNEASLKLNELEYSLRTEKASLDRKRQSVADMDIEIEKLNTKLSALRGEFSFISKEELTYNEGEFICPTCKRPLEIEDIEAKQREMQANFNANKAARLKANKEAGMAKKQRLEEMQGLKDRTNAEIEELEQKIERINADIQQAKASIPEAQNVEAMIASDRTCIDIKNEIVELENQLKVDAKIVDVSELQSEKRTLNEAVQGLYKRLANREQIGRAEKEIASLEEKRIANNQKLADLEKWEFTALQFQKDKDAELLKRINGMFRYVSFSFVNEQLNGGEKLTCVCTVNGTPFLDVNNAGQINAGIDIINAICTAKGVSAPIFVDNAESVNQIIPSLSQIIRLVVTTDKELTIK; via the coding sequence ATGCGAACAATCAAATTAAAATCATTATCCCTTGTGAATTTTAAGGGAATCAGAAGCCTAAATATCGGTTTTTCCGATGCGGAAACGCTGGTTGCTGGAGAAAATGGTACGGGCAAAACAACTGTGTTCGATTCATTCCTTTGGCTTCTTTTTGGAAAAGACAGTACGGGACGGTCGGATAGTAATTTCAACATTAAAACGTTGGATTCGGACGGCAAGCCTATTTTGCACCTTGAACACTCCGTTACTGGTGTACTATCAGTGGATGGCAAGACGGTAACACTGCAACGCTGCTATGTGGAAAACTGGGTCAAGCCACGTGGAACTACGGAAGAAAGCCTAAAGAATCATGCAACAGAGTTCTATTTGAACGGTGTTAAGTTGGCTACCAAAAAGGAGTATGATAGTGAAGTAGCTGCCATCATCCCGGAAGATGTTTTCCGAATGATAACCAACCCTTTCTACTTTACATCAATGAAGCCGGAAGCGCAAAAAGAAATCCTTTTGGATATGGTAGGAACGCTTACCGACCAAGACGTAGCGCAGACCAAGCCCGAATATTTGGAGTTGCTGGCTCAGTTGTCCGGCAGGAGCATCGCCCAATACGCCAAAGAGGTAGCCGCCAAGAAAAAGGCTTGCAAAGATGAATTGTCAGTTATTCCCTCTCAGATAGAAACGGCTCGTAAACTTATGCCGGAGGAAGAGGATTGGGTAGCCATTGATAGTGAGATTGAGGATAAAAATGCCCGTATTCAGCAGATAGAGGAACAAATTGCCGACAAATCAAAGCTGAATGAGCAGGAATATCAACGTAAGGCTTTTATCCAAAAGCAAATAGGTGAAAAACGCCTACAACTCAATAGTAGAATGAATGAAATCGCTACAGAAGCTAACAAAGGGTGCAATGAGGCATCTTTGAAGCTGAACGAATTGGAATATTCGTTGCGTACTGAAAAAGCCTCTTTAGACAGAAAAAGGCAATCGGTTGCGGATATGGATATTGAGATAGAAAAGCTTAATACCAAATTGTCCGCATTGCGTGGTGAATTTTCATTTATCAGCAAGGAGGAACTTACCTATAATGAGGGTGAATTTATTTGCCCCACTTGCAAACGTCCTTTGGAAATTGAGGATATAGAAGCCAAGCAGCGTGAAATGCAAGCCAACTTTAACGCTAATAAGGCGGCACGTCTGAAAGCGAATAAAGAGGCTGGCATGGCTAAAAAGCAACGGCTTGAAGAAATGCAAGGGCTTAAAGACCGTACCAATGCCGAAATCGAGGAGCTGGAACAAAAGATAGAGCGTATCAATGCCGATATTCAACAAGCAAAGGCTTCTATCCCCGAGGCGCAAAACGTGGAAGCAATGATAGCATCCGACCGAACTTGCATTGACATCAAGAACGAGATTGTCGAACTTGAAAATCAGCTCAAAGTGGATGCAAAGATTGTGGACGTGTCGGAACTGCAATCGGAGAAAAGAACTTTGAATGAAGCCGTGCAAGGCTTATACAAGCGTTTGGCAAACCGTGAACAAATCGGCAGGGCTGAAAAGGAAATCGCTTCTTTGGAAGAAAAGCGCATTGCCAACAATCAAAAGTTGGCAGACCTTGAAAAATGGGAGTTTACGGCACTCCAATTCCAAAAGGATAAGGATGCGGAGCTGTTGAAACGCATTAACGGAATGTTCAGATATGTATCATTCTCCTTTGTGAACGAACAACTGAACGGAGGCGAAAAACTGACGTGTGTATGCACCGTGAACGGTACACCTTTCCTTGACGTGAACAATGCCGGACAAATCAATGCCGGAATAGATATAATCAATGCCATTTGCACGGCAAAGGGGGTATCTGCACCGATTTTCGTTGATAATGCGGAAAGCGTGAATCAAATAATCCCATCACTCAGTCAGATTATCCGGCTGGTGGTAACTACGGACAAAGAACTAACCATTAAATAA
- a CDS encoding MBL fold metallo-hydrolase produces the protein MKLIVLGSSSSGNCYILDNGNEALIIEAGIRFQEVKKALDFNLRKVVGCVVTHAHNDHAKYIKAMVDSGFHTLALREVWTAKGVWDSRSLVVKEGKGYKMGNFKVLPFPACHDVPCVGYLIDHPDMGKMVFLTDSCMCEYQFKGLNHVLIECNYSDKKLIEAITTGRTLPSQRERLLTSHMELTTCKGFLEANDLSHVSEIVLLHLSENNSDEPYFISEVERHTGKVVYAAKLGLTIDLDRI, from the coding sequence ATGAAACTGATAGTTCTTGGTTCAAGTAGTAGTGGCAACTGTTACATTTTGGATAACGGTAATGAAGCTCTGATTATAGAGGCTGGAATCCGTTTCCAAGAAGTCAAGAAAGCGTTGGATTTCAATCTGAGAAAGGTTGTAGGGTGTGTGGTAACGCACGCCCACAACGACCACGCCAAATATATTAAGGCAATGGTGGATAGTGGATTTCACACGTTGGCATTACGGGAGGTATGGACTGCAAAGGGCGTTTGGGATTCCCGTTCTTTGGTGGTTAAAGAGGGCAAAGGCTATAAGATGGGTAATTTTAAGGTACTTCCTTTTCCTGCTTGCCATGATGTGCCATGTGTCGGCTATCTGATAGACCACCCCGATATGGGAAAGATGGTATTTCTTACCGATAGCTGTATGTGCGAATATCAGTTCAAGGGGCTTAACCATGTGCTGATAGAGTGCAATTACTCTGATAAGAAGCTCATCGAGGCGATTACAACCGGGCGCACGTTGCCCTCACAGCGTGAACGTCTGCTTACCTCACACATGGAGCTTACTACGTGCAAGGGGTTTTTGGAAGCAAACGACTTATCCCATGTTTCGGAAATCGTGCTTTTACACCTTTCCGAGAATAATAGCGATGAGCCTTATTTCATATCGGAAGTGGAAAGGCATACGGGGAAAGTGGTTTATGCGGCAAAGCTGGGTTTAACGATTGATTTAGACAGAATATAA
- a CDS encoding DUF4468 domain-containing protein, translating into MKTLLMLCLIALITGNSFAQNTYSEIGAKTEYITEVKGSKDYLFLNAQQWASTNTTEWDSSIDTSDKESGTTILKVSSYLSKKNGVNSYSKIRVNMNVKIDCRENKYRIIFSNFTSSVQPDRNVETEYLPTSSLESMIEELEMITKLSEYDFKKETSWGYDNIISVREKYISQNKEYKEKILTFDSNSKKGKKEIKYREKWIKENEIIISYLDYILKGFGDKVTEINSSINKVMNVSDDF; encoded by the coding sequence ATGAAAACTTTGCTAATGCTTTGCCTGATAGCTTTGATAACAGGAAATTCCTTTGCTCAAAACACGTATAGTGAAATTGGGGCTAAAACTGAATACATAACAGAGGTTAAGGGTTCAAAAGATTATTTGTTTTTAAATGCCCAACAGTGGGCGAGTACTAACACCACAGAGTGGGATTCGTCTATTGACACAAGCGATAAAGAAAGCGGGACAACCATTCTAAAAGTATCTTCATACCTATCTAAAAAAAATGGAGTAAACAGCTACTCTAAAATCAGAGTTAACATGAATGTGAAAATTGATTGTCGGGAAAACAAATACCGCATTATATTCTCAAACTTCACATCAAGTGTACAGCCTGATAGAAATGTCGAAACTGAATATCTTCCCACAAGTTCTTTAGAAAGTATGATTGAAGAGTTAGAGATGATTACCAAATTATCTGAATATGATTTTAAAAAAGAAACTTCATGGGGTTATGATAACATCATAAGCGTACGAGAAAAATACATTAGCCAAAATAAAGAGTACAAAGAAAAGATACTGACATTTGACAGTAATTCAAAAAAGGGGAAAAAAGAAATTAAATACCGGGAGAAGTGGATAAAAGAAAATGAGATTATTATTTCTTATTTAGATTACATCCTAAAAGGATTTGGTGATAAAGTCACTGAAATAAATAGTTCCATCAACAAGGTAATGAATGTAAGTGATGATTTTTGA
- a CDS encoding phage integrase SAM-like domain-containing protein has protein sequence MATFKAEVYAHQKRADGTYNIKIRVIHQKRKKYIPTTYYVTKDDLTRTTFKLKNQKYIDATDDMIKKYRSICDRMGERLKSMTVEQVVDAITNDNGEHFDLDIVAYARQYILHLKETGHTGNALSYQVAINNLVRFVGRDSVSIKEITVKFINDWIKWIKENPARSKPEANHGERAQSLYISQLRAIHNRAKKEFNDEDAGLIRIPYSPFKRVEIPKVPVTRKRAISTDLLRKFSELPYSLIMQPGTNRYNLAKDVFLLSFCLIGMNAVDLYTCTDLKKGRITYQRTKTKNRRADKAEISVRIEPELKALMKKYKDHTGQRVFNFYKLYSSVDSFTAAINKGLKKIGDDLGIDDLEFYAARHTWATIASNEAGVDKYTVHTALNHVDENMRVTDIYIAKSWDSIDAANRKVLDYVKLSLDDVTEKKYIPKNKRVLPKQNL, from the coding sequence ATGGCTACATTCAAAGCAGAGGTGTACGCTCACCAAAAAAGGGCTGACGGCACATATAATATAAAGATAAGGGTTATACACCAAAAGAGGAAAAAGTACATCCCGACCACTTACTACGTGACAAAGGATGATTTGACACGCACGACTTTCAAATTGAAAAACCAAAAGTACATAGATGCCACCGATGATATGATAAAGAAATACCGTTCCATTTGTGACCGCATGGGGGAACGGCTTAAATCCATGACCGTTGAGCAGGTGGTAGATGCAATCACTAACGACAATGGGGAACACTTCGATTTGGATATAGTGGCTTATGCCCGTCAATACATATTGCACTTAAAGGAAACCGGGCATACAGGCAATGCGCTTTCTTACCAAGTAGCTATTAACAACCTTGTACGCTTTGTTGGCAGGGATAGCGTGAGCATAAAAGAAATCACGGTTAAGTTTATCAATGATTGGATAAAGTGGATAAAAGAGAATCCGGCACGTTCCAAACCCGAAGCCAATCACGGAGAAAGGGCACAGAGCCTATATATATCCCAGCTAAGAGCCATACACAACCGAGCAAAGAAAGAGTTTAACGATGAGGATGCCGGGCTGATACGCATTCCCTATTCTCCTTTTAAGAGGGTGGAAATTCCAAAAGTTCCAGTTACAAGAAAAAGGGCTATTTCTACGGATTTACTTCGTAAATTTTCGGAGCTGCCTTATTCTTTGATTATGCAACCGGGGACAAACAGGTACAATCTCGCAAAGGATGTCTTTCTTTTGAGTTTCTGCCTAATCGGAATGAATGCGGTAGATTTGTACACTTGTACGGATTTGAAGAAAGGACGAATTACATACCAACGGACAAAAACAAAGAATCGGAGAGCCGACAAAGCGGAAATATCTGTGAGGATAGAGCCGGAACTAAAAGCCCTTATGAAAAAATATAAAGACCATACCGGGCAAAGGGTCTTTAATTTCTACAAGCTGTATTCAAGCGTGGATAGCTTTACGGCTGCAATTAACAAGGGTTTGAAAAAGATTGGTGATGATTTGGGAATAGATGATTTGGAGTTTTACGCAGCCCGCCATACATGGGCAACCATTGCAAGCAATGAAGCCGGAGTAGATAAATACACCGTTCACACAGCTCTTAACCACGTGGACGAAAATATGAGAGTGACGGATATTTATATTGCGAAATCGTGGGACAGCATAGATGCTGCCAACCGTAAGGTATTGGATTATGTCAAGCTATCTTTGGATGATGTAACAGAAAAGAAGTATATACCCAAAAATAAGCGTGTTTTGCCTAAGCAAAATTTGTAA
- a CDS encoding helix-turn-helix domain-containing protein, protein MQRFDLKRFRLDRKLTQKELAEILMCKQNYISNIENGIKPISKEKLDILQSEFGDISKYYSDISPKQNTVLKEVTPEDFMFAGADAFSRQVVKMMNDKLIAPYGMLVEKDKEIERLNRLIGRLQNEIEELKKGSAQTENPAECANAV, encoded by the coding sequence ATGCAACGATTTGATTTAAAGAGGTTTAGGCTTGATAGAAAACTTACTCAAAAGGAGTTGGCAGAGATATTAATGTGTAAACAAAACTATATTTCAAATATAGAAAACGGAATAAAACCTATTTCAAAAGAGAAATTGGATATATTGCAGTCTGAATTCGGTGATATTTCAAAATATTATTCGGATATATCACCAAAACAAAATACGGTATTAAAAGAAGTCACTCCCGAAGATTTCATGTTTGCTGGTGCTGACGCTTTTTCAAGACAAGTCGTAAAGATGATGAATGACAAGCTGATTGCACCTTATGGAATGTTAGTAGAAAAAGATAAGGAAATAGAACGGTTGAATAGATTGATAGGCAGATTGCAAAACGAAATAGAGGAACTTAAAAAGGGAAGTGCCCAAACGGAGAATCCTGCCGAATGTGCCAATGCCGTATAG